From Nocardioides sp. HDW12B, the proteins below share one genomic window:
- a CDS encoding GNAT family N-acetyltransferase: MSSTDPQTAGPDVLVRRAVPEDAADCAEVVIAARRGAGRAFPPPVHTVEEDRAFFAGRVCDHEVWVAEIAGEVVGHLDLDGHWVHSLYVHPRAQARGVGAALLDLAKACRPEGFGLWVFSTNEGARAFYRRQGLLELETTDGSANEEKAPDVRMVWPGPDPLAFLRHQIDLVDEELAAVVNRRVALTAAVQAVKDTPGHAGRDPEREAEIAARLASRTPGLDASDWTPVVHRLVETGLDVAERRRR; encoded by the coding sequence GTGAGCTCGACTGACCCGCAGACCGCCGGGCCCGACGTCCTGGTGCGCCGTGCCGTGCCGGAGGACGCCGCCGACTGCGCCGAGGTGGTGATCGCGGCCCGGCGCGGAGCCGGCCGCGCCTTCCCGCCCCCGGTGCACACCGTCGAGGAGGACCGCGCCTTCTTCGCCGGCCGGGTCTGCGACCACGAGGTCTGGGTGGCCGAGATCGCCGGCGAGGTCGTGGGCCACCTCGACCTCGACGGCCACTGGGTGCACTCGCTCTACGTCCACCCGCGTGCCCAGGCCCGGGGCGTCGGGGCGGCGCTGCTCGACCTGGCCAAGGCCTGCCGGCCCGAGGGATTCGGGCTGTGGGTGTTCTCCACCAACGAGGGCGCCCGCGCCTTCTACCGCCGGCAGGGGCTGCTCGAGCTGGAGACGACCGACGGCTCGGCCAACGAGGAGAAGGCCCCCGACGTGCGCATGGTCTGGCCCGGGCCGGACCCGCTCGCCTTCCTGCGCCACCAGATCGACCTCGTCGACGAGGAGCTCGCCGCCGTGGTCAACCGCCGGGTCGCGCTCACCGCCGCCGTCCAGGCGGTCAAGGACACCCCGGGCCACGCCGGCCGCGACCCCGAGCGGGAGGCGGAGATCGCCGCCCGCCTGGCCTCCCGCACGCCCGGTCTCGACGCGTCCGACTGGACGCCGGTGGTCCACCGGCTCGTCGAGACCGGTCTGGACGTGGCCGAGCGGCGCCGTCGGTGA
- a CDS encoding RluA family pseudouridine synthase, translating into MEGERVDACLARMFGFSRTRAADLVADGHVRLDGRDVAKSDRVHGGAMLDVEIPDLRDPVAIVPQIVEGIGIIHDDDSLVVIDKPVGVAVHPSPGWNGPTVVGHLVAAGFRIATSGASERQGIVQRLDVGTSGVMVIAKGEVAYSRLKNAFRHRTVDKTYHALVQGHPDPLRGTIDAPIARHPRFDHKFHVAEGGRHSVTHYDTLEAHRFASLLEVHLETGRTHQIRVHMQALKHPCAGDPLYGGDPVLAARLDLTRQWLHAVRLGFEHPGTGEHVSYESPYPADLAHALELVRELD; encoded by the coding sequence ATGGAGGGCGAGCGCGTCGACGCCTGCCTGGCGCGCATGTTCGGCTTCTCCCGCACCCGCGCGGCCGACCTCGTCGCCGACGGGCACGTCCGCCTCGACGGGCGCGACGTGGCGAAGTCCGACCGGGTCCACGGCGGCGCGATGCTCGACGTCGAGATCCCCGACCTGCGTGACCCGGTGGCGATCGTGCCCCAGATCGTCGAGGGCATCGGGATCATCCACGACGACGACTCCCTGGTCGTCATCGACAAGCCGGTCGGGGTCGCCGTACACCCGAGCCCGGGCTGGAACGGACCCACCGTCGTCGGCCACCTCGTCGCCGCCGGCTTCCGGATCGCCACCAGCGGCGCCTCGGAGCGGCAGGGCATCGTCCAGCGGCTCGACGTCGGCACCAGCGGGGTCATGGTCATCGCCAAGGGCGAGGTCGCCTACTCCCGGCTCAAGAACGCCTTCCGCCACCGCACGGTCGACAAGACCTACCACGCGCTGGTCCAGGGCCACCCCGACCCGTTGCGCGGCACGATCGACGCCCCGATCGCGCGCCACCCGCGCTTCGACCACAAGTTCCACGTCGCCGAGGGCGGCCGCCACAGCGTCACCCACTACGACACCCTCGAGGCCCACCGCTTCGCCAGCCTGCTCGAGGTCCACCTCGAGACCGGCCGCACCCACCAGATCCGGGTCCACATGCAGGCGCTCAAGCACCCCTGCGCCGGTGACCCGCTGTACGGCGGCGACCCGGTCCTCGCGGCCCGCCTCGACCTGACACGCCAGTGGCTGCACGCCGTACGCCTCGGCTTCGAGCACCCCGGGACGGGGGAGCACGTCAGCTACGAGTCGCCCTACCCGGCCGACCTCGCCCACGCCCTGGAGCTCGTCCGTGAGCTCGACTGA
- the lspA gene encoding signal peptidase II has translation MQAARGASLNDSDDEHPPTPPDRRRRLGLFATVAVVAYLVDLGTKTWALAALERGQPVEVVGDLFRLTLVFNPGAAFSLGTSSTVYLTIFAMVAAVVVLVVARKVGDPLWAVGLGALLGGILGNLTDRLFRDPGPLRGHVVDMFQLPNWPVFNVADMCINLAAVVIVVQAFRGISLRGERNAP, from the coding sequence ATGCAAGCAGCGCGAGGAGCGTCGCTGAACGACAGCGACGACGAGCACCCCCCGACACCGCCGGACCGACGACGTCGGCTCGGCCTCTTCGCGACCGTCGCCGTGGTGGCCTACCTGGTCGACCTCGGCACCAAGACCTGGGCGCTCGCCGCGCTCGAGCGCGGGCAGCCCGTCGAGGTGGTGGGGGACCTGTTCCGCCTCACCCTGGTCTTCAACCCCGGCGCCGCCTTCAGCCTCGGTACGTCCTCCACGGTCTACCTCACGATCTTCGCGATGGTGGCCGCCGTCGTGGTGCTCGTCGTCGCCCGCAAGGTCGGCGACCCGCTCTGGGCCGTCGGGCTCGGTGCGCTGCTCGGCGGCATCCTCGGCAACCTGACCGACCGGCTCTTCCGCGACCCCGGACCGTTGCGCGGCCACGTCGTCGACATGTTCCAGCTGCCGAACTGGCCGGTCTTCAACGTCGCCGACATGTGCATCAACCTGGCGGCGGTCGTCATCGTCGTGCAGGCCTTCCGCGGCATCAGCCTCCGCGGCGAGCGGAACGCGCCGTGA
- a CDS encoding TraR/DksA C4-type zinc finger protein, with translation MKADESPWTAKELNQVKAELAADVERLRGELDLAAKELDGLMRDAGDGAGHDQADVGSATFERDHEVSIANNARDMLTQTEHALERIEDGTYGRCESCGEAIGKNRLMAFPRATLCVPCKQREERR, from the coding sequence GTGAAGGCCGACGAGTCGCCGTGGACGGCGAAGGAGCTCAACCAGGTCAAGGCCGAGCTGGCCGCCGACGTCGAGCGCCTGCGCGGCGAGCTGGACCTGGCGGCGAAGGAGCTCGACGGGCTCATGCGCGACGCCGGGGACGGGGCGGGTCACGACCAGGCCGACGTCGGGTCGGCCACCTTCGAGCGCGACCACGAGGTGTCCATCGCCAACAACGCGCGGGACATGCTGACCCAGACCGAGCACGCCCTCGAGCGCATCGAGGACGGCACCTACGGCCGGTGCGAGAGCTGCGGTGAGGCCATCGGCAAGAATCGTTTGATGGCGTTCCCGCGTGCCACACTGTGCGTGCCATGCAAGCAGCGCGAGGAGCGTCGCTGA
- the ileS gene encoding isoleucine--tRNA ligase, giving the protein MDTSTDRPGGSSYRPVPAQVDLPALEHEVLDLWRENDTFAASLERTRGAEPWTFYEGPPTANGLPGTHHVEARVFKDVFPRFRTMQGYHVERKAGWDCHGLPVELAVEKELGFTGKNDIEAFGVAEFNARCRESVLRNVDQFAKMTDRMGYWVDLEHAYTTMAPEYVESVWWALKQIHTSGLLVEDHRVAPYCPRCGTGLSDHELAQGYETVTDPSVYVRFPLTSGPLAGRASLLVWTTTPWTLVSNTAVAVNPEVTYVVATDGTETLVVAEPLLAETLGEGWEVLETVGGADMERWTYTRPFDLVEFPADEPAHYVVLGDYVTTEDGSGLVHQSPAFGEEDMAVCRRYGLPVVNPVKADGHFEDAIPLVGGQFFKHADADLVSDLEARGLLFRHVAFEHSYPHCWRCHTALMYYAQPSWYVRTTERKDELLRENAATSWHPETIQWGRYGDWLNNNIDWALSRRRYWGTPLPIWRCEDDHQTCVGSRAELTELTGTDQSDLDPHRPFVDDIVFACPVSTGSTTCGLEARRVPEVIDAWFDSGSMPFAQWGYPHVEGSKERFEAAFPADFICEAIDQTRGWFYTLMAVNTLVFDRSSYKNVVCLGHILAEDGRKMSKHLGNILEPLPLMDRHGADAVRWFMAASGSPWSARRVGHQAIEETVRKVLLTYWNTVGFQALYARSAGWSPTDAAPAPAERHVLDRWALSEAHRLVRDVTEALEGFDTQRTGARIAAYVDVLSNWYVRRSRRRFWAGDPGALATLHECLRLVTLVSAPLTPFITERVWQDLFAATGAEASVHLASWPEVDEALVDVDLDRRMQQARRIVELGRAARADAKVRTRQPLRRALVPSAAWSALGEDLRGEVAEELNIGAVESLDSTGDLVDVSAKGNFRALGKRFAKRTPQVAGAIAAADAAVLAASLRESGSASVAVDGEELSVTAEEVILSERPREGWSVANEHGETVALDLELTPELRRAGLAREVVRLVQEARKSSGFEVSDRISLVWQADGELGEALAEHEAAVADEVLAISVSRSEPSGDVREDADLGLRFSVARV; this is encoded by the coding sequence GTGGACACCAGCACCGACCGCCCCGGCGGCTCTTCCTACCGCCCGGTCCCCGCGCAGGTCGACCTGCCCGCGCTGGAGCACGAGGTGCTCGACCTCTGGCGGGAGAACGACACCTTCGCCGCGTCGCTGGAGCGCACCCGCGGCGCCGAGCCGTGGACCTTCTACGAGGGCCCGCCGACGGCCAACGGCCTGCCCGGCACCCACCACGTCGAGGCCCGCGTCTTCAAGGACGTCTTCCCGCGCTTCCGCACGATGCAGGGCTACCACGTCGAGCGGAAGGCCGGCTGGGACTGCCACGGCCTGCCCGTCGAGCTCGCGGTCGAGAAGGAGCTGGGCTTCACCGGCAAGAACGACATCGAGGCGTTCGGCGTCGCCGAGTTCAACGCCCGCTGCCGGGAGTCGGTGCTGCGCAACGTCGACCAGTTCGCGAAGATGACCGACCGGATGGGCTACTGGGTCGACCTCGAGCACGCCTACACCACCATGGCCCCCGAGTACGTCGAGTCGGTGTGGTGGGCGCTCAAGCAGATCCACACGTCGGGCCTGCTGGTCGAGGACCACCGGGTGGCGCCGTACTGCCCGCGCTGCGGCACCGGGCTGTCCGACCACGAGCTGGCCCAGGGCTACGAGACCGTCACCGACCCCAGCGTCTACGTGCGCTTCCCGCTGACCAGCGGCCCGCTCGCCGGGCGCGCGAGCCTGCTGGTGTGGACGACGACCCCGTGGACGCTGGTGTCGAACACCGCGGTCGCGGTCAACCCCGAGGTCACCTACGTCGTGGCCACCGACGGCACCGAGACGCTCGTCGTCGCCGAGCCGCTGCTGGCGGAGACGCTCGGCGAGGGCTGGGAGGTGCTGGAGACGGTCGGCGGCGCGGACATGGAGCGCTGGACATACACCCGGCCCTTCGACCTCGTCGAGTTCCCCGCCGACGAGCCCGCGCACTACGTCGTGCTCGGCGACTACGTCACCACCGAGGACGGCTCGGGCCTGGTGCACCAGTCCCCCGCCTTCGGTGAGGAGGACATGGCGGTCTGCCGCCGCTACGGGCTGCCGGTGGTGAACCCGGTCAAGGCCGACGGCCACTTCGAGGACGCGATCCCGCTCGTCGGCGGGCAGTTCTTCAAGCACGCCGACGCCGACCTGGTGAGCGACCTCGAGGCTCGGGGGCTGCTGTTCCGCCACGTCGCCTTCGAGCACTCCTACCCGCACTGCTGGCGCTGCCACACCGCGCTCATGTACTACGCGCAGCCGTCCTGGTACGTCCGGACCACCGAGCGCAAGGACGAGCTGCTGCGCGAGAACGCGGCCACGAGCTGGCACCCCGAGACGATCCAGTGGGGCCGCTACGGCGACTGGCTCAACAACAACATCGACTGGGCGCTGTCACGGCGTCGCTACTGGGGCACGCCGTTGCCGATCTGGCGCTGCGAGGACGACCACCAGACGTGCGTCGGCTCGCGCGCCGAGCTGACCGAGCTGACCGGGACCGACCAGTCCGACCTGGACCCGCACCGTCCGTTCGTCGACGACATCGTCTTCGCCTGCCCGGTCTCGACCGGCTCGACCACCTGTGGGCTCGAGGCCCGACGCGTACCCGAGGTCATCGACGCGTGGTTCGACAGCGGCTCGATGCCGTTCGCGCAGTGGGGCTACCCCCACGTCGAGGGCTCGAAGGAGCGCTTCGAGGCCGCGTTCCCGGCTGACTTCATCTGCGAGGCGATCGACCAGACCCGCGGCTGGTTCTACACGTTGATGGCGGTGAACACGCTGGTGTTCGACCGCTCGTCGTACAAGAACGTCGTGTGCCTGGGCCACATCCTGGCCGAGGACGGCCGCAAGATGAGCAAGCACCTCGGCAACATCCTCGAGCCGCTGCCGCTGATGGACCGCCACGGCGCCGACGCGGTGCGCTGGTTCATGGCCGCGTCCGGCTCCCCCTGGTCGGCGCGGCGCGTCGGGCACCAGGCGATCGAGGAGACCGTCCGCAAGGTGCTGCTGACCTACTGGAACACGGTCGGCTTCCAGGCGCTCTACGCCCGGTCGGCGGGCTGGTCGCCGACCGACGCCGCGCCGGCGCCCGCCGAGCGGCACGTGCTCGACCGCTGGGCCCTCTCGGAGGCTCACCGGCTGGTCCGCGACGTCACCGAGGCGCTCGAGGGGTTCGACACCCAGCGCACCGGCGCACGCATCGCGGCGTACGTCGACGTGCTGTCGAACTGGTACGTCCGTCGCTCGCGGCGGCGCTTCTGGGCCGGCGACCCCGGCGCGCTGGCGACGCTGCACGAGTGCCTGCGGCTGGTGACGCTGGTGTCGGCGCCGCTGACGCCGTTCATCACCGAGCGTGTCTGGCAGGACCTCTTCGCCGCGACCGGAGCGGAGGCGTCGGTGCACCTGGCGTCGTGGCCCGAGGTCGACGAGGCGCTCGTCGACGTGGACCTCGACCGGCGCATGCAGCAGGCGCGCCGGATCGTCGAGCTGGGACGCGCGGCACGCGCCGACGCCAAGGTGCGCACGCGGCAGCCGCTGCGGCGCGCGCTGGTGCCGTCGGCGGCGTGGTCGGCTCTCGGCGAGGACCTGCGGGGCGAGGTCGCCGAGGAGCTCAACATCGGCGCCGTCGAGTCGCTGGACTCGACCGGCGACCTGGTCGACGTCAGTGCGAAGGGCAACTTCCGCGCGCTCGGCAAGCGGTTCGCGAAGCGTACGCCGCAGGTGGCCGGTGCGATCGCTGCCGCCGACGCGGCCGTCCTGGCCGCCTCGCTGCGGGAGTCGGGCTCGGCATCGGTCGCCGTCGACGGCGAGGAGCTGTCGGTCACCGCCGAGGAGGTCATCCTCTCCGAGCGTCCTCGCGAGGGCTGGTCGGTGGCCAACGAGCACGGCGAGACCGTCGCGCTCGACCTCGAGCTGACGCCGGAGCTGCGTCGAGCGGGACTCGCGCGCGAGGTCGTCCGGCTGGTGCAGGAGGCCCGGAAATCGAGCGGCTTCGAGGTCAGCGACCGGATCTCGCTGGTGTGGCAGGCCGACGGCGAGCTGGGCGAGGCGCTGGCCGAGCACGAGGCCGCCGTGGCCGACGAGGTCCTGGCGATCTCGGTGTCGCGCTCCGAGCCGAGCGGCGACGTCCGCGAGGACGCCGACCTGGGGCTGCGGTTCTCGGTCGCCCGCGTCTGA
- a CDS encoding DivIVA domain-containing protein has translation MCSTLPPPKGDLVPLTPEDVDNKRFATARVMRQGYDMTEVDNFLDEVAAEMKRLHDEIAELRSQASGSGGPTEEQTTAASATGESTPAATDDSAGDDTTEAKASDTEADTGTTSADGADEPEGRHAEDGASEADVSSATSDAEADDTAPAAGTHSAEAEEELAEGDTEVARVSGTRGELLRVATTEEAAAAAARMLELAGRNAEELVTDARSQADRIVAEASGRAEQLDGETEQRRTALVAELERDHQELKDEVEDLRVFEREYRAQLRNYFQQQLEALDAQGGGVTLAEDLHEDEGEIGSRLRSILAEEESSESGSTDSDAAGSDAADSDAAGSDAAGSEASGEDQGEATEDGSRPHA, from the coding sequence GTGTGCTCGACCCTGCCGCCCCCGAAAGGTGATCTCGTGCCCTTGACCCCCGAGGACGTGGATAACAAGCGCTTCGCCACGGCCCGCGTGATGCGCCAGGGCTACGACATGACCGAGGTCGACAACTTCCTCGACGAGGTCGCCGCGGAGATGAAGCGCCTGCACGACGAGATCGCCGAGCTGCGGTCCCAGGCGTCCGGCTCCGGCGGTCCCACCGAGGAGCAGACCACCGCCGCGTCGGCGACCGGCGAGAGCACGCCCGCCGCGACCGACGACTCGGCGGGTGACGACACCACGGAGGCGAAGGCGTCCGACACCGAGGCGGACACCGGTACGACGAGCGCGGACGGGGCCGACGAGCCCGAGGGCAGGCACGCCGAGGACGGCGCGAGCGAGGCGGACGTGTCGAGCGCGACGTCCGACGCCGAGGCGGACGACACGGCTCCTGCGGCCGGGACCCACTCCGCCGAGGCCGAGGAGGAGCTGGCCGAGGGCGACACCGAGGTGGCCCGGGTGTCCGGCACCCGGGGCGAGCTGCTGCGCGTCGCGACCACCGAGGAGGCCGCTGCGGCGGCCGCACGCATGCTCGAGCTGGCCGGCCGCAACGCCGAGGAGCTCGTCACCGACGCACGCAGCCAGGCCGACCGCATCGTGGCCGAGGCGTCCGGACGGGCCGAGCAGCTCGACGGCGAGACCGAGCAGCGCCGCACGGCCCTGGTGGCCGAGCTGGAGCGTGACCACCAGGAGCTCAAGGACGAGGTCGAGGACCTGCGCGTCTTCGAGCGCGAGTACCGCGCCCAGCTCCGCAACTACTTCCAGCAGCAGCTGGAGGCGCTCGACGCCCAGGGTGGCGGCGTCACGCTCGCCGAGGACCTCCACGAGGACGAGGGCGAGATCGGCTCACGCCTGCGCTCGATCCTCGCCGAGGAGGAGTCCAGCGAGTCTGGCTCGACAGACTCCGACGCGGCAGGCTCCGACGCGGCGGACTCCGACGCGGCAGGCTCCGACGCGGCAGGCTCCGAGGCGTCCGGTGAGGACCAGGGCGAGGCGACCGAGGACGGCTCTCGCCCCCACGCCTGA
- a CDS encoding YggT family protein, protein MQTVGLVIELVLFLFLLLLFARFVVDWVQVFARSWQPRGVVLVILEIIYSITDPPILFIRRFVPPLRIGSISLDTSFILVLIAVYILRAVNRAVLLT, encoded by the coding sequence GTGCAGACCGTCGGCCTCGTCATCGAGCTGGTCCTGTTCCTCTTCCTGCTGCTGCTCTTCGCGCGGTTCGTCGTGGACTGGGTCCAGGTCTTCGCGCGCTCGTGGCAGCCGCGCGGCGTGGTGCTGGTGATCCTCGAGATCATCTACTCGATCACCGACCCGCCGATCCTGTTCATCCGGCGGTTCGTGCCGCCGCTGCGCATCGGCTCGATCTCCCTGGACACGAGCTTCATCCTGGTGCTGATCGCGGTCTACATCCTCCGCGCGGTCAACCGCGCCGTTCTCCTCACCTGA
- the sepF gene encoding cell division protein SepF: MSGAMRKMGVYLGLLEDNERYDEYDEYDQDPDQGTHAGAAGHQAPPGRASGATVAQLAERRRPAAGVVPGQAGGLAVAPRMAELSRITTLHPSTYNEARVIGENFREGIPVIMNLSEMSDVDAKRLVDFAAGLVFAVHGTIERVTNKVFLLSPPNVAVSTEDKARIADSGFFNQS; encoded by the coding sequence ATGAGCGGCGCGATGCGGAAGATGGGCGTCTATCTCGGACTCCTCGAGGACAACGAGCGCTACGACGAGTACGACGAGTACGACCAGGACCCCGACCAGGGGACCCACGCCGGCGCCGCCGGCCACCAGGCGCCGCCCGGACGTGCCTCCGGTGCGACCGTGGCCCAGCTCGCCGAGCGTCGCCGCCCCGCCGCGGGCGTGGTGCCCGGCCAGGCCGGCGGTCTCGCCGTCGCGCCCCGTATGGCGGAGCTGTCGCGGATCACGACGTTGCACCCGAGCACCTACAACGAGGCGCGGGTCATCGGCGAGAACTTCCGCGAGGGCATCCCGGTGATCATGAACCTGTCCGAGATGAGCGACGTCGACGCCAAGCGTCTCGTCGACTTCGCGGCCGGGCTGGTCTTCGCGGTGCACGGCACGATCGAGCGCGTGACCAACAAGGTCTTCCTGCTCTCGCCGCCCAACGTGGCGGTCTCGACCGAGGACAAGGCCCGCATCGCCGACAGCGGCTTCTTCAACCAGAGCTGA
- a CDS encoding YggS family pyridoxal phosphate-dependent enzyme, whose protein sequence is MSEAGAHPADGRADAVAAGLATVERRIADACARAGRDRDEVTLVVVTKYFPVSDVRLLADLGVREVGENRYQEAVAKSEECADLDLRWHFMGRLQSNKAAATGRWADVVQSLDRAKLVTPLARGAEEREGRGPLDVLVQVNLDTDPEEAQGRGGADPADVPALAEAVVAAASLRLRGVMAVAPREGDPRAAFERLRAVSETVRAVVPEATYVSAGMSGDLEVALECGATHVRVGGAILGNRPTNG, encoded by the coding sequence GTGAGCGAGGCAGGAGCGCACCCCGCCGACGGTCGGGCCGACGCCGTCGCGGCCGGACTCGCGACCGTCGAGCGACGCATCGCCGACGCGTGCGCCCGGGCGGGCCGCGACCGCGACGAGGTCACCCTCGTCGTGGTGACGAAGTACTTCCCGGTCTCCGACGTGCGGCTGCTGGCCGACCTGGGGGTCCGCGAGGTGGGGGAGAACCGCTACCAGGAGGCCGTGGCCAAGAGCGAGGAGTGCGCCGACCTCGACCTGCGGTGGCACTTCATGGGCCGGCTGCAGAGCAACAAGGCCGCCGCGACGGGCCGCTGGGCCGACGTGGTGCAGTCGCTCGATCGCGCCAAGCTCGTCACCCCGCTGGCCCGCGGCGCCGAGGAGCGGGAGGGTCGTGGCCCCCTCGACGTGCTCGTGCAGGTGAACCTCGACACCGACCCCGAGGAGGCGCAGGGTCGCGGGGGCGCCGACCCCGCCGACGTACCCGCCCTGGCGGAGGCCGTCGTCGCCGCCGCGTCCCTCCGGCTGCGCGGCGTGATGGCGGTGGCACCCCGCGAGGGCGACCCCCGGGCGGCGTTCGAACGGCTGCGCGCGGTCTCGGAGACGGTGCGCGCGGTGGTGCCGGAGGCGACGTACGTCTCGGCCGGCATGAGTGGAGACCTCGAGGTCGCCCTCGAGTGCGGCGCGACACACGTGCGCGTCGGCGGGGCGATCCTCGGAAACAGACCGACCAACGGATAG
- the pgeF gene encoding peptidoglycan editing factor PgeF: protein MFAFRSAVGPVEVAFTDRAGGVSGPPFDSLNLAAVGDDDPSAVAANLCRVQQAFTGTADGEPWALMHQVHGGDVVRVRAADLPAEPSPGVDHLPTADGLVTDEPGVTLVVRVADCVPVLLADPEAGVAAALHVGRPGLVAGVLPHGVAAMRELGADPARVHAWVGPHVCGRCYEVPESMRDDVEAAVPGTATTTSWDTPAVDLGAGVRLQLHAAGIAPQRVEAVGRCTREDPALYSYRRDGAASGRLAGLVRVAR, encoded by the coding sequence GTGTTCGCTTTCCGCTCAGCGGTCGGCCCGGTCGAGGTGGCGTTCACCGACCGGGCCGGCGGCGTCTCCGGGCCGCCCTTCGACTCGCTCAACCTCGCCGCTGTCGGCGACGACGACCCGTCCGCGGTGGCCGCCAACCTCTGCCGCGTGCAGCAGGCCTTCACCGGCACGGCGGACGGCGAGCCGTGGGCGCTGATGCACCAGGTGCACGGCGGTGACGTCGTCAGGGTCCGCGCCGCGGACCTCCCGGCCGAGCCCTCCCCAGGGGTGGACCACCTGCCCACCGCCGACGGACTCGTGACCGACGAGCCCGGCGTGACGCTCGTGGTCCGGGTGGCCGACTGCGTCCCGGTGCTGCTGGCCGACCCCGAGGCCGGGGTCGCGGCCGCCCTCCACGTCGGACGCCCCGGGCTGGTGGCCGGGGTGCTGCCCCACGGGGTGGCGGCCATGCGCGAGCTCGGAGCCGACCCGGCCCGGGTGCACGCCTGGGTCGGGCCCCACGTGTGCGGTCGCTGCTACGAGGTGCCGGAGTCGATGCGCGACGACGTCGAGGCGGCGGTGCCCGGCACCGCCACCACCACCTCGTGGGACACCCCGGCCGTCGACCTCGGCGCCGGTGTCCGCCTCCAGCTGCACGCGGCCGGCATCGCCCCGCAGCGCGTCGAGGCGGTCGGCCGCTGCACCCGCGAGGACCCCGCGCTGTACTCCTACCGCCGCGACGGCGCCGCCTCGGGACGGCTCGCCGGGCTCGTGCGGGTGGCGCGGTGA
- the ftsZ gene encoding cell division protein FtsZ translates to MAAPQNYLAVIKVVGIGGGGVNAVNRMIEVGLKGVEFIAINTDAQALLMSDADVKLDIGRELTRGLGAGANPDVGGKAAEDHAEEIEEVLKGADMVFVTAGEGGGTGTGGAPVVARIARSLGALTIGVVTRPFSFEGRRRANQAEEGISGLREEVDTLIVIPNDRLLSISDRNVSVLDAFKQADQVLLQGVSGITDLITTPGLINLDFADVKSVMSNAGSALMGIGSARGEDRAVAAAEMAVSSPLLEASIEGAYGVLLSIAGGSDLGLFEINEAAALVSQAAHAEANIIFGAVIDDALGDEVRVTVIAAGFDGGMPKRREAVPAARREPLPSQSQAETRAAAAAAAVRRDSERGAEAARNGYTSFGSSSTSAPQRTEQRSEYARPERNEYQRPEAPRTPAPAPARTSPAADDDLDVPDFLK, encoded by the coding sequence GTGGCAGCACCGCAGAACTACCTGGCCGTCATCAAGGTCGTCGGGATCGGTGGCGGTGGCGTCAACGCCGTGAACCGGATGATCGAGGTGGGACTCAAGGGTGTCGAGTTCATCGCGATCAACACCGACGCACAGGCGCTCCTGATGAGCGACGCCGACGTGAAGCTCGACATCGGCCGCGAGCTGACCCGTGGGCTCGGCGCCGGCGCGAACCCCGACGTCGGCGGCAAGGCCGCCGAGGACCACGCGGAGGAGATCGAGGAGGTGCTCAAGGGCGCCGACATGGTCTTCGTGACCGCGGGCGAGGGCGGTGGCACCGGCACCGGTGGCGCCCCCGTCGTCGCGCGCATCGCGCGCTCGCTCGGCGCGCTGACCATCGGCGTCGTGACGCGTCCCTTCTCCTTCGAGGGCCGCCGCCGCGCCAACCAGGCCGAGGAGGGCATCTCCGGTCTCCGCGAGGAGGTCGACACCCTCATCGTGATCCCCAACGACCGACTGCTGTCGATCAGCGACCGCAACGTCTCGGTCCTCGACGCCTTCAAGCAGGCCGACCAGGTCCTGCTCCAGGGTGTCTCGGGCATCACCGACCTCATCACCACCCCGGGCCTGATCAACCTCGACTTCGCCGACGTCAAGTCGGTCATGTCCAACGCCGGCTCCGCGCTCATGGGCATCGGCTCGGCCCGCGGTGAGGACCGCGCGGTCGCCGCTGCCGAGATGGCCGTCTCGAGCCCGCTGCTCGAGGCCTCCATCGAGGGCGCGTACGGCGTGCTGCTCTCGATCGCCGGTGGCTCCGACCTCGGACTGTTCGAGATCAACGAGGCCGCAGCGCTCGTCTCCCAGGCGGCCCACGCCGAGGCCAACATCATCTTCGGTGCCGTCATCGACGACGCCCTGGGCGACGAGGTCCGGGTCACGGTCATCGCGGCCGGCTTCGACGGCGGGATGCCCAAGCGTCGCGAGGCCGTGCCGGCCGCGCGCCGCGAGCCGCTGCCGTCGCAGAGCCAGGCCGAGACCCGCGCCGCGGCTGCTGCCGCGGCCGTCCGTCGGGACTCCGAGCGGGGCGCCGAGGCGGCTCGCAACGGCTACACGTCCTTCGGCTCGTCGTCGACGTCGGCCCCCCAGCGGACCGAGCAGCGCAGCGAGTACGCCCGTCCGGAGCGCAACGAGTACCAGCGTCCCGAGGCCCCGCGCACCCCGGCCCCCGCGCCGGCACGCACCTCCCCGGCGGCCGACGACGACCTCGACGTGCCGGACTTCCTGAAGTGA